CCACACCCAGACTTCCCGGGCCGcccttcttttccctccctggGCTTTGCTTTTACTGGTTTGATTCACTGGAGCCTGCTGGGAACGTGACCTCTGACCCCTGATGCTTTTGTGATCACGTGACCATCCTCTTCCCCAACATGTTCTCTCCCCAAAACTGTGCCTGTCCCAACTTCTGGGGAGAGGCACAGCTTCCCCTTACCAGGAATTGAGTGGGCCTAGCCCCACCCCCCCTTCTCCACTTAAGAGGAGAGTGCTTGGGGCTTGGACCCCATACCCCACTGCTGCTGACTCGGCAGGGCCCTGGGCCCCTTTATTTGCACGTCAGGGGAGCCGGCTCCCCCCTTGAATGTACCAGACCCTGGGGGGGGTCACTGGGCCCTAGGTTTTAGGGGGGTCACCAGCCACTCCAGGGGCAGGGaccatttcctcattttctgaAAGCACTTTAAtgattcccctccccccaaaccccaGGGAATGGAGGGGGGACCCCGCCAGCCAAAACATTTACCCCTTTCCAACCCCTGTCTCTTGTAGCCTCTGCCCTTccctggtggagggagggagcagggagctcTCACCCTCCATACCCCCTTGCTTGCATCTGTATATAGTGTGAGCAGCAAGTAGCcccggcccctccctgcccccaccactcCCCAATGTAGTGGCCTTGGAGATCTCCGTTTGTTAATAAAGACCATTCAACCAGCTCCCACCATTTCAGGCCTTACGTTATTCTGTTTGCTCTCGGCATCCCAGGTACTAGCCAGGGCCCACCAGCATTGCTGGGATGAAGGGGGCATGGTGGTGTGGAATCTGCAGTCAGTGAGCCTtggtggaggagggggtggaTGGGCACTGCTGGGCCAAGAAAACCTAGAGGAAACAACTGAGGGAGGGCGAGGGCATCCTCAGGCTTAACCCTGTGGGGCCCTGCACAGGGGCCATTTGGTTTTCACCCACTCCAGCCTGGCCGGGCCATGATAGGCGCCTGGCTTGAGCCTCTCTATATGCAAGTCCTGCATGGGGCGGGGTCGCTCCTGTTTGgcaacaaatggataaagatctCTTAGAGGCTCACAGGGCTAGAGGGTCACATGGAGCCGGGACCCAAGAAAAACCGGGAGGTCGGGAAGAATGAATTGAGGATGGTTCTTGCCTTCTGGAGGGTTGACATGCAAGAGCCTTCCTGAACCATCTGCCAACTCCGGCTGCTGTCTGCCCGGGGGCCAGACCTCCACACGTGCGCACGTGCGACTCTTGCGAGGCTGAATACAGATTTATCATTAGCAGTGCGAAAGGATCGTAATAAAGCAGTGGGAGCAACTTGTTTTTCAGATTGCCTCCTGGAGATGGGTGGGAACGTTCGTCACCGTGGCTGCAGGCTCACAGCTACATACAGGGCGGGTAGGGCAGTTCCGGCACTTGGTTGAAGTAGGCCCCGAGGAAGATGAGGCTGGAGCCAACAAGGAAGAGCACCAGAGCGGCCCAGAAGCAGATGTTGTCGAGGGCCTTCCCCATGCGCACCCAGTCGGACACCTCCTGGGGAAGGGGCGGGCAAAGCTGAGTCCCTAAAAGCAGCAGGAGCCTGGTGCACAAGTCAGGAAGAGCGGAGGCCCCCAGCAGCTCCCCACCCAGCCTCTCCGGCTCCTGCCCCACCTCGCCGGTGGCCTCCTGGTCTCGCGTGCTCTCGGCCACGAAGTTCACGGCATCCACACAGCAGCGGATCTCGGGGGCGGCGGCGCCCAGAGTCTGGCAGAGGGCAGCTGGTGGGAGCgaccccggggggtggggggtgattaggagcctctcccgctgcaggtGCCCTCATTGGCCCACTCGGACCACTGCTTACCAGTCCAGGTCCTGTGCCGGTACCTCTGCCCCTCAAACATGAGCTCACTCCGCGGCTTTTTCAGTATAAGCTCCTCCGCGCGGAGCAGTAGGCCCAAGGACGACGCCCGCCTTGGGGGCGAGGCGGCCCGGGAGACCTCGGAAGGTGCGCCCGAGCCCAGGAGTTGGGGCAGCAGCTCCAGTaagacctggggtgggggggtgggggggtgcggcCGGGAGGTTAGCTCGAAGCCCCCCCTCCCGCCCGGAGCCCCCTCCACCCGGCGCTTACGTGGCGCAGCCGCGGGGACATGGCGTGAGTGGTGGGCGTCCGACAAGACACGTTGAGCACGATGACGCAATTCATGACAATGAGCGTGGCAACCACCATGACGAAAATGAGGTACCTGAGGAGCCCGGAGTTCGTGACGGCGcagcctccccacttcccctgaGCCACAGGGGGCCACTAGTCCTCTAACCTCACAAACGCACCTCTCCGCAAGGGGTGGAGTCACGCCCCTGAGGTGCTGCTCCTCTGCGGGGCCAGACGCGTCCCCCCCCGCCCTTCTACCCCCTCGCACCGCCGGCGGCAACCAGGAAAGGGACCCCCAGCTCCCTGGAAACCCTGCTGTGGGTCTGCCACTTCCACAGCTCCACGGAGGTGCGCCTACGCCGatacccaccctccacccccaaggGTGGCACCTTGAAACGCTCTAGGAAGGTTTCCAGCGTCCCCCCATTACCTCTGACCTATGACCTGATGACCCCACAGTCCCTGTGCTTTTCCAGGCGGCCCTCCAgcccccacttctctctcccctggAACTTGTGGCCGCGGCCCATGAATATCTGGAGCAGCAGTTCAGAGAGCCGAAGTCCCTGGAGCCGCGAGAGCCGGAGAAGCCGCCCGCCCCGAAGCCCACCCTGGGGCTGGTGCTAAGAGAATCCGCGGCCAGCGTAGTGAACTTCGGGGCCACCTCGTTAGAGATGGGGTGCCGGGGTTGCTGAggaggggcggggaagggggaTCGAGCGGCAGGAGCAGGGACCTCTGCACCCCCGCCAACTCCTGCACCCCCGCTGCAGATCTCAGCCCTGTGGGTGCAGCAGGAGGTGCGGCGACTAGACGCCGGGGATCCGGGTAGAGCCCTGGCCCGGGTAGCCCAGGCCGCGGGGCAGGGGGCTCGGCAAGCGGGGTCTGCGGCAGGCGCGAGCGCCCGGCTTCTGCTCCAGGGGGCGCGGCTATGCCTGTGTGGACGAGGTCTGCAGGGATCCGCCTCATTCCTGCAACAGTGGCGACGCCAGCTGGGCCTCGGCACCCCCGGGGAACCGGTGAGTTCAAGatgaggggagaggtgggggccaggggcgGCGGGGCTGGGTGGGCACTAAGCCGGCCCGCCCCCAACAGAGATACTCCGGAGACCTCCAGGTGGCGTCCAGCAGCGTTACGGAGGACGGAGGACCGGAAAAGCCACCAccatcccagccccaccccgcaTCTAAATAAAGCCCAGGCGGGGATGAGGCAGCTGAGGCTTCTCCCAGAGTCATTAGGTTTGGGCCCTCCCAACGAGCCCCTTGGCTCCACCCCATGCTCGTCTGGCTCTGCCCTTCACACTAGCCACGCCCCACGTAGGCACCGCCGGGATCCACTCTGCCCCCACCTGCCCAGCAGCGGCACGCTCAGAGATGTCTCTGGGATTTTCTGGGCAATTAGGAACAAGAAGACGGTCTGGGCGAGCAGGACGTTGATGGAGACGGTGCATTTCTGGCCGCCGGCTGGAGGGAGTACCTGGTGAGAGCAGGCCCCGCCCCCCAGGAGGGAGCCCGGGTTTGGGGTCTGGGCGACTCCATACCCTGTGCCGGCAGGAAATAGGCGAGCAGTACTAGGCCCGAGATGAGCACGCAAGGCACGATGATGTTAATAACGTAGAAGAGCGGCTTCCGGCGAATGATGAGCGTGTAGATGACTTCAGTGTCCCCTGGACCATCATTAGAGCCACCGTCGTGGCGGCGGATCACCCCGGGGCAGAAGTCGATGGCCCACTCCCCGTTCTCTGCGGGACGGGAGGCGCGGTCAGCTGGCTCTCAGGGGTGGGGCGCGCTGCTCTGCTCTCCGTCCCCTCACCTGACCGCGGGGGGCCTGCAACTCCAGGCGAGGAGAGGATGCAAACCGTCTGGACAagggtgggtggggcaggtggTCTGGATTGCTCGGGCTGGTCAGAAAGGGGCATTCCCAGAGAGGTTAGGGAACTACCACAGCGAGAAAGCTGGACTAGTCCGACGATCAAGAATGATTTCAGGAAAGGGTCAAGTTAAAGCAGGGTTGCCAAGTCAATCCCAGCATCGATGGTTTGGGGCAGCCCCACTCTGCAAGTCCCCTCTCTGGACCCGTCGAGAAGCGAGTTTTTTGGAGCAGGAGGGGGCCTCACCAGTATAGGCCTCAGTGTCGATATCTATGTTGCTGATGGTGTCGCCATCGTCGTCCACGGCAAAGACGAGCTCCACCTCTTCTGCATTGTACGTCTGCGAGCTGCGGAGCCGGGGCCCGGACCCCCCACCATAGAGGCTGGGACTCGGGCCTCAGCCTCAGGCCCCGCCCTAGAAGCAAGGATCTGGCAGGGGAATTAAGCTCCACCCGGCAACCCAGGCCTCGACCCCACACCTGGGTTTCTACACCTACTTCTAACCCGCTAGGGCGGCCTTACCCCATTCGAATGTCTAGCTCCACCTCCAGCACAAAGCCCCGCCCCGGATTAGAAGTcccccccccaaacacacacctggccccaccccctgcccccgtaATTCCACAAAGGTCCGGGCCGCTTCCCACCGGAAAACAAGAGAGCAGTTCTGCCAGTCGAAAGGGAAGTAGGTGACCTCCACGGCGCAGATACTTCGGTAGATGGCCGGGGGCAGCCAGCTCACGTAGCCGCCCTCCGAGACCAGCACGTTGGCTTCATAGGCCACACCGAACTGGCCGTCGATACTGTGGGCTCCGGGAAACCAAGGGTTTGCGCAGATCTGTGGCCCCCTCTCCCTCCAAGCACCCTGCCCCAACCAGGTCCAGCCCAGCCCCCCAGGCCTCGGCTTCCCTCCAGTCTGGCCCCGTCCTCACTTGTTCTCCAGCACAATCTCTGGCAGCCAAACGAGTTCTGAAGGGACCCGCAGGGTTTCTATGCCCCCAAAATCGCCCTTGCTGTAGTTGAGTCGGTAATCATGCCAGTCctaagggtgggggaagggaagggggacgGAAGGACGTGTGCCTTGGTGCCCAAGAGGAGTTTGGGAGAAAAGGGTCCCCTGGACAAGACCTCACTCTGTTCCCCAGACTCCACTCACGATTCCAATCCAGACGCTGGTGGTGAGggtttcctctttctcattctgcGGATGGGAGATTAGGATGATGGAAGCCAGCTTTAGGATAGAGCTCAGCGGTTGGGACCAGAAGTGGGACTTTAGGCTCAGAGATGGCGCTTGGGGTGACGCTGGGGGTATCTTACCAGTGAGATGAGGTTGGTCAGGGTGACTTTGAGGGTGACGGTGACAGTGTCCTCAGGCTTCTGCACTGGTCGGCGTCCTGGGTCATAGTCGTCGAGGAGGTGGTGGTAAAGACGCAGCTCCTCGTTCTTCCCTTCACctctgcctgggggtggggccaaGCAGTGGGCTCACTGGAAACGGAGAG
Above is a genomic segment from Phocoena sinus isolate mPhoSin1 chromosome 20, mPhoSin1.pri, whole genome shotgun sequence containing:
- the CHRNE gene encoding acetylcholine receptor subunit epsilon, whose protein sequence is MAGTLLSALLLLQLLGRGEGKNEELRLYHHLLDDYDPGRRPVQKPEDTVTVTLKVTLTNLISLNEKEETLTTSVWIGIDWHDYRLNYSKGDFGGIETLRVPSELVWLPEIVLENNIDGQFGVAYEANVLVSEGGYVSWLPPAIYRSICAVEVTYFPFDWQNCSLVFRSQTYNAEEVELVFAVDDDGDTISNIDIDTEAYTENGEWAIDFCPGVIRRHDGGSNDGPGDTEVIYTLIIRRKPLFYVINIIVPCVLISGLVLLAYFLPAQAGGQKCTVSINVLLAQTVFLFLIAQKIPETSLSVPLLGRYLIFVMVVATLIVMNCVIVLNVSCRTPTTHAMSPRLRHVLLELLPQLLGSGAPSEVSRAASPPRRASSLGLLLRAEELILKKPRSELMFEGQRYRHRTWTAALCQTLGAAAPEIRCCVDAVNFVAESTRDQEATGEEVSDWVRMGKALDNICFWAALVLFLVGSSLIFLGAYFNQVPELPYPPCM